The window GCGATTCCCAGGGTTTATGAGCGATTCCCAGGGTTTATGAGCGATTCCCAGGGTTTATGAGCGATTCCCAGGGTTTATGAGCGATTCCCAGGGTTTATGAGCGATTCCCAGGGATTATGAGCAATTCCCAAATCAGTCGTACTTAACCTCAGTCCCATGCGTCCAGTCGGCTTCACCGCGTTTCATGCCGCCTCTTGCTTCAATCTCTTTAATGATCTCGCGGTGCATGCTTGTGCCTTCTTCGTTCAAATAAGGGGCCATCTGCTGCAAAGAGTGATGAAAATAAGCGAGTTCTGCATCCTTCCAATCGGTCTTGCTCGTCATACTTAATTCTGTCATATCTCTACCTACATACATTTGCTGTCCCTCCTTAAATTAGTGTAATCATTCATTTATCCCCCATATTTAAAGGTTTTAATACTGGAAAAATATATTATAAATATTACTTATAAAATTTGATTAGCCCGGGTAAATTATATTTCGTGGAGGTGAAAAACATGGACAAACAACAAAAACAACAACAACAAGCTCGTCAAAAGCAACAAAACGCTCAACAACAAGCTGGTCAATCTTACGGGACTGAATTTGCTAGCGAAACTAACGCTCAAGAAGTTCGCCAACAAAACCAACAGTCTCAACAAGGTAAAAACCAACAACAAAAATAACCTCTATCCAGGAATGCTCCCTAATGACTAGGGAGCATTTTTTGGTGTTTCTTCATTTTTTATCTAACATTCACATGAAGTACATACGTTTTCTAAACAAGACCGATGGGAATACTAGTGACGAGTGGAATTATTTGAAAAAAGGCGCTTTTATGAAAAAAACAGGGACAAGTACATTTCCAAACTATTCTTAAAACGATATAATAAAGAAGAGAAAAAAAGCGTGTGTAATGAAAGAAAGTAATGATCGGGAATCAAAACATTGAAAAAAATGAAGAACGAGGTTTATTAATGGAGCTGGTGAATTACCGACAATTGGTTAAAGAGGAAGGAGAATTAACAATTTAATAGGTAACATTAGCTTCCGGAACTCGGGCAGAAAGGAGAGAGAGATGAGTTTTCCTGCAACCGGAAGTATAATCAATATTCAAAGCTATAAGCATAACGGTTATCTTCATAGAAATTGGGAAGATACGGTTATTTTGAAAGGGACTCCTAGTCAGGTGATTTGCGGTAACGACCGGATTCTTGTTACTGAATCTGACGGGCGTCAATGGCGCACGAGGGAACCGGCCATTTGCTATTTTAACGCGAAGCAATGGTTTAACGTGATCGGAATGATACGAGAAGACGGGATTTATTACTATTGCAACCTAGGCTCACCATTCATGTGGGACAAGGAAGCCTTGAAGTATATTGATTATGATCTTGATATAAAGGTATTTCCAGACGGAACTTATATCTTATTGGATGAAGATGAATATGAGCTGCACAAAAGAATGATGAGGTATCCGAGTCAGCTCGATACGATTATAAAGAAGAACCTTCAAGAATTAATCTTGATGGTCACACAAAAAAAGGGTCCGTTCGAACCTGGATTTGTGGAACAATGGTACGAAAGATATTTAGAATTCCGATAAAAAGGAAAACCTGTTGAAGAGTCAACAGGTTATCCTTTTTTTATCTTTGGTTAACTTGGCGCTTTGCCAAGTTTTCTTTTTATGAAGGAAAGAATGGTGAAAATGAAATGGATAGTATTAAACGTTATTTGAAATTTGTAAAAC is drawn from Bacillus sp. E(2018) and contains these coding sequences:
- a CDS encoding DUF402 domain-containing protein gives rise to the protein MSFPATGSIINIQSYKHNGYLHRNWEDTVILKGTPSQVICGNDRILVTESDGRQWRTREPAICYFNAKQWFNVIGMIREDGIYYYCNLGSPFMWDKEALKYIDYDLDIKVFPDGTYILLDEDEYELHKRMMRYPSQLDTIIKKNLQELILMVTQKKGPFEPGFVEQWYERYLEFR
- a CDS encoding gamma-type small acid-soluble spore protein — encoded protein: MDKQQKQQQQARQKQQNAQQQAGQSYGTEFASETNAQEVRQQNQQSQQGKNQQQK